The Candida dubliniensis CD36 chromosome 5, complete sequence genome has a window encoding:
- a CDS encoding GPI transamidase subunit, putative (Similar to S. cerevisiae GAB1;~In S. cerevisiae: involved in attachment of glycosylphosphatidylinositol (GPI) anchors to proteins; may have a role in recognition of the attachment signal or of the lipid portion of GPI): MDKSTIRVFIIGGLIRFLLPTIIFPQLTSILDSSILLSTPITSFKSIQESIFYFFHNIELYNGGINHSPPILIILLSFLGNINELNMDNNLNKIGYDLLYTIIDLIIAYKIIIINRWYNNYQQQKRQQKRNKKKEEEEVEVEEEEEELQKNSLGKFDDYLIGCFYLFNPLIILTNLSHSSIIFSWYFIIESIIQIIQYENISRSMISLAIASYLSYSPIYLLPSILALGHVIIRDKTNLQQQQQQQQQQPPKKNVKDLIMKLYVEGLAIFLICEILLIMISFIITASWEFLDNVYLTIILFKNPRPNIGLWWYIFIEMFENYSSFYLIVFNIYTWIFILPFTIRFFQYKNNNNNKFFLPIGDSFLAIILCLCWISFIKPYPILGDLGLILSLLPILNNTIIQYCKLKNIIGIILIIGLLLAPIFYYIWIVLGTGNANFFYSITLIWGSIHGLILMDLIWTKLTLDYYIDNEIEIDMNDGISLAQI, encoded by the coding sequence ATGgataaatcaacaattcgAGTATTTATAATTGGTGGATTAATTCGATTTTTATtaccaacaataatttTCCCTCAATTAACATCAATATTagattcatcaatattattatcaacaccaataactagttttaaatcaattcaagaatcaattttttattttttccataatattgaattatataatgGAGGAATTAATCATTCACCaccaattttaataattttattatcatttttaggtaatattaatgaattaaatatggataataatttaaataaaattggatatgatttattatatactataattgatttaataattgcttataaaatcattataattAATCGATGgtataataattatcaacaacaaaaacgaCAACAAAAGAGgaataagaaaaaagaagaagaagaagtagaagtagaagaagaagaagaagaactacaaaaaaattcattgggaaaatttgatgattatttaattggttgtttttatttatttaatccattaattattttaacTAATTTAAGTCATTCAAGTATTATTTTCAGTTGGTATTTCATAATTGAAAGTATTAtacaaattattcaatatgaaaatatttctcgttcaatgatttctttAGCTATTGCTAGTTATCTTTCTTATAGtccaatttatttattaccTAGTATATTAGCATTAGGTCATGTCATCATTAGAGATAAAACTAActtgcaacaacaacaacaacaacaacaacaacaaccaccaaaaaagaatgttAAAGATTTGATTATGAAATTATATGTTGAAGGATtagcaatttttttaatttgtgaaatattattaattatgaTATCATTTATAATTACTGCAAGTTGGGAATTTTTAGATAATGTATATTTaacaattatattatttaaaaatccAAGACCTAATATAGGATTATGGTGgtatatttttattgaaatgtttgaaaattattcatcattttatttaattgttttcaatatttataCTTGGATTTTTATATTACCATTCACCATTAGATTTTTCCAatacaaaaacaataataataataaattttttttaccaattGGTGATTCATTTTTAGCAATAATTTTATGTCTTTGTTGgatttcatttattaaacCATATCCAATTCTTGGAGATTTAGgattaatattatcattattaccaattttaaataatactattattcaatattgtaaattgaaaaatattatcggaataatattaattattggattattattggcaccaatattttattatatttggaTTGTTTTAGGTACAGGGAAtgctaattttttttatagtATTACTTTAATTTGGGGTAGTATTCATGGATTAATTTTAATGGATTTAATTTGGACAAAATTGACTTTAgattattatattgataatgaaattgaaattgatatgAATGATGGTATTAGTTTAGcacaaatataa